The following coding sequences are from one Virgibacillus necropolis window:
- a CDS encoding IscS subfamily cysteine desulfurase, with translation MIYLDYAATTPMSEESLAIFNQVSKSFYGNPSSHHDIGTRASQLLKTCREELAELLGCSSEGIFFTSGGSESNILALTSLIDANKEKGNHLITTVSEHSSVYNFFKQMEKVGFDVTYLPLDEHGQVRLDDVKSAIRHTTILASIQHSNGEIGTLQPVESIGNLLHQHHVLFHCDAVQTFGKTPLNLSTTKIDSLSVSSHKLYGPNGVGAVYINPQVKWKAQLPNTTHEKGFRPGTVNVPGIAAFVTSAKAACDDRIKEHKRINGLRNTMIDKLNQLSVDIYIEGHPANFSPHILGLRIDGIEGQYVMLECNRYGIAISTGSACQVGNQKPSRTMKALGRSDTEAKQFIRLSFGKHTTAQDIDKTAETFKKIIEKFYLS, from the coding sequence ATGATTTATTTAGATTATGCTGCTACAACCCCAATGTCTGAAGAATCTTTAGCTATTTTTAATCAGGTTTCTAAATCTTTTTATGGAAATCCAAGTAGCCATCATGATATCGGTACGCGAGCTTCGCAGTTACTAAAAACGTGTAGAGAAGAACTTGCAGAACTATTAGGATGCTCTTCAGAGGGGATTTTTTTCACGAGTGGTGGATCTGAATCTAATATTCTAGCACTGACTTCACTGATAGATGCAAACAAAGAAAAGGGGAACCACCTTATCACAACTGTCTCCGAGCATTCTTCTGTCTATAATTTTTTTAAGCAAATGGAAAAGGTAGGGTTTGATGTTACCTATTTACCATTAGATGAGCATGGGCAGGTTCGCCTGGACGATGTTAAAAGTGCCATTCGTCACACCACTATTCTGGCATCAATCCAGCACAGCAACGGAGAGATTGGGACGCTTCAACCGGTAGAATCCATCGGGAACCTACTCCACCAGCATCATGTTTTATTTCATTGTGATGCAGTTCAGACGTTTGGAAAAACACCACTCAACTTGAGTACTACTAAAATTGATAGCCTATCAGTTTCGAGCCATAAATTATATGGACCAAATGGCGTTGGTGCTGTTTACATCAATCCTCAAGTGAAATGGAAAGCACAATTGCCAAACACAACGCACGAAAAGGGGTTTCGGCCAGGAACAGTTAACGTTCCTGGAATTGCGGCCTTTGTTACTTCCGCAAAAGCTGCATGTGATGATAGAATAAAGGAACACAAACGAATCAATGGGCTACGTAATACAATGATTGATAAACTGAACCAATTGTCAGTTGACATCTATATCGAAGGCCATCCAGCTAACTTTTCACCCCATATTCTCGGACTACGTATCGATGGCATTGAGGGGCAATATGTTATGTTGGAATGTAATCGTTACGGTATTGCCATTTCTACAGGCAGCGCATGCCAAGTTGGAAATCAAAAGCCTTCCCGAACAATGAAAGCATTAGGACGATCCGATACCGAGGCAAAACAGTTTATTCGTTTATCATTTGGAAAACATACAACAGCTCAAGATATTGATAAAACGGCTGAAACCTTTAAAAAAATCATCGAAAAATTCTATCTTAGTTAG